A window of Anas acuta chromosome 8, bAnaAcu1.1, whole genome shotgun sequence contains these coding sequences:
- the HYI gene encoding putative hydroxypyruvate isomerase, translating to MSLRFSANVSWLFAELPGLPARLEAASRCGFAAAELGWPEGCPAPALRRAAQRAGLSLVLLNAPPGDRERGELGLGAVPGRQDAFRQGLAAAVQYGREVGCSRIHLMAGRVPQGADRAAVAGEMEATFIENLRYAADLLAQEDMVGLVEPINSRITDPRYFLNTPQQAVAILEKVGRPNLKLQLDIFHCQIMDGNLSRNLETYLPLIGHIQIAQVPGRHEPDSPGELNFPYIFELLESLGYNGYVGCEYTPKGDTVEGLGWLRSYWESRGLQPGGTSKATE from the exons atgTCGCTGCGCTTCTCGGCCAACGTCTCGTGGCTGTTCGCGGAGCTGCCGGGGCTCCCGGCCCGCCTGGAGGCCGCGTCCCGCTGCGGCTTCGCGGCGGCGGAGCTGGGCTGGCCCGAGGGGTGCCCGGCCCCCGCCCTGCGCCGCGCCGCTCAGCGGGCGGGGCTGAGCCTCGTGCTGCTCAACGCCCCCCCCG GGGACCGGGAGCGGGgcgagctggggctgggcgcTGTGCCCGGCCGGCAGGACGCCTTCCGCCAGGGGCTGGCCGCCGCCGTGCAGTACGGCAGGGAGGTGGGCTGCAGCAG GATCCACCTGATGGCCGGGCGGGTGCCTCAGGGTGCCGACCGCGCAGCAGTGGCAGGGGAGATGGAGGCCACCTTCATCGAGAACCTCAGATATGCCGCGGACCTCCTGGCACAG GAGGACATGGTGGGGCTGGTGGAGCCTATTAACAGCCGCATCACCGACCCTCGCTACTTCCTCAACACCCCGCAGCAAG CTGTTGCCATCCTGGAGAAGGTGGGACGGCCCAACCTGAAGCTGCAGCTG GACATCTTTCACTGCCAGATCATGGATGGGAACTTGTCCCGCAACCTGGAGACGTACCTCCCGCTCATCG GGCATATCCAGATAGCACAGGTGCCAGGGCGGCACGAGCCCGACAGCCCCGGGGAGCTGAATTTCCCCTACATCTTTGAGCTCCTGGAGTCCCTCGGGTACAATGGCTACGTGGGGTGTGAGTACACTCCAAAAg GAGACACGGTGGaagggctgggctggctgcgCTCGTACTGGGAGAGCCGCGGTTTGCAGCCTGGTGGGACCAGCAAGGCAACGGAGTAA